In Toxotes jaculatrix isolate fToxJac2 chromosome 11, fToxJac2.pri, whole genome shotgun sequence, a single genomic region encodes these proteins:
- the dlg5a gene encoding disks large homolog 5a isoform X1 encodes MEQKHKELLDQCHQNLLESITDADRVIELLIVSGTLSQLDRFELDQNCSSSAEKVDHLLKMLMNKESDHFLDLCVALEKAYPDLYTALFSNNGGGPVDHSTGSTYSVLSTMPSDSESSSSLSSVGSPVNGEASSPPPAINDNRPSGDNLDTILFQLRQVTRERDELRKRLALASPGTTFDDCRPNSKASHDYERLKSQCMRAMADLQSLQNQHTKTLKRCEEAVKEADFYHMLHSRVLGEQTQLKEEMETLRRDNAQLVREHNHLKQNCEELKRLHSQDQKELADLRQQQQQVMREKGSSEVLNKLYDTAMDKLEGVKKEYDALSKCYSEKVANHNTDLSRLEQVEEENRRLQKQMDALLKQRDSAMHYQQQYSTSMRRFDSVQQELNKSAAQNKELQREMERLQSEVTRYKNLQLKAAKDCEKYKEERDSVFNEYRLIMSERDQVIKELDKLQTELEAAEARLKNTSSERVVASEELEALRQELNSSLVDRDRAICERNELLEKYCHEVKDKAEAQKELSQACKDIETVREERDVARKERTEAIIQRDQLLREYYQARQKQDSATLDMERANKEIEMLRKQYEAMSQELKEATQEAEVAKCRRDWAFQERDKIVAERESIRTLCDNLRRERDRAVSDLADALRNLDDMRKQKNDALRELKELKEKMESQLEKEARFCQLMAHSSHDSAIDTDSLEWETEVVEFEKDRDDMDLKALGFDIAEGVNDPYLPGDCGIFVTRVDKGSIADGRLRVNDWLLKINDIDLTNKDRKQVVKAVLNGGGLINMVVRRRKSLGGRLVTPVHINLMGHKDSGIGLENGVFVTAVVQGSPAAREGSLTVGDRLIAINGIALDNKSVTECEALLRSCRDSLSLSLMKFFPHSTSGQNIFESLRESSEKSNGRIHLSEIHSRNSRNLKHNSSTQTDIFCPDVGGTSTSSISGERRKVRGESEEVYSDIGKPFSTGSLHATSLRPASDLGSGRYGPSAFQECCPYTKGPSSLPFDPVSPSDCITMETTLEKKHSGGTWPKMMVGGMSVAPDNTSSVAAAAQLSIYKSPKQRKSIFDPDTFKRPETPSSKMEYMAANQIAVVAAAAAASHSPQPSKTESLSSSSTPTPTPPTPPTRSDSFKFKHKHQSSSASDCTITSDGKGEAIISMAAGESRERSERERDRNGNHYFLDGKVLTSRKSCDEDIGRTRGEEPEVKRPRPKSAPALRRRMTPQTITLPTFQSYSNDEHSPEPRDMLRSSPSRSHRHSVGFVPTVYNGTLPPNSAHRGLAPCPAVTAVMRNPVYTVRSHRVHTSNCPSVASQICHQHTHTSPQHQGRLSLDLSQQKRTSDFSESSSSRSSRASHGTNSLPSSARLGSSNNVQYRTERIKIPSTPRYPRSMLGSDRGSLSHSECSSPSLITPPQSPLNLETSSFASSQSQGSISTLPRISVSPVPIGERRKDRPYLEEPRNVIVHKGAEPLGISIVSGENGGIFVSKVTGGSIAHQAGLEYGDQLLEYNGINLRNATEQQARLIIGQQCDTITIMAQYNPHMYQLGNHSRSSSRLEPVSTQSTPQGSGAATPDNHSTIDTLSEQDEGTLTPSSKQTTPTTSPHNFIRMPSEGSRKVGEPRLVTVRRPGVEVGVTLCGGNLRGVYIESLDEDSPARGPDGLLPGDLILEYNSVNMKNKTAEEVYVEMLKPAEVVTFKVQHRPDDFSMLKDVPGDGFYIRALYDRVGESEGDLSFKKDDILYVDESLPKGSFGTWMAWQLDENAQQIQRGQIPSKYMMDQEFYRRHSVTEMKEDSSKTLSAAARRSFFRRKQKHKRSSSKDSKEMVALDAISTDSIPFLDDCVSLAYQRVQKVECTSPRPVLILGPLTDPVKEMLVKDSPGKFCRCVLEVMKASQQAIERGVKDCLFIDYKRRSGHFDVTTVASIKEITDKGCHCLLDIAPHAIERLHSVHIYPIVVFVRYKNAKQIKEQKDPVYLRDKVSQKHSKEQFESAQKIEQEYSKFFTGIVQGGTLPYICTQIMTIVDQEQSKVLWTPLGCP; translated from the exons GTTCGCCTGTTAACGGTGAAGCGTCCTCCCCACCCCCAGCAATCAACGACAACCGGCCATCCGGTGACAACCTGGACACCATTTTGTTCCAGCTCCGCCAGGTGACCAGGGAGAGGGATGAGCTTCGTAAGCGTCTGGCGTTGGCATCGCCCGGGACCACCTTCGATGACTGCAG GCCGAATTCCAAAGCTAGTCATGACTATGAGCGTCTGAAAAGCCAGTGCATGAGGGCCATGGCAGATCTGCAGTCTCTTCAGAACCAGCACACCAAAACACTCAAGAGGTGTGAGGAGGCTGTAAAAGAGGCTGACTTCTACCA CATGTTGCACAGCCGCGTCTTGGGCGaacagacacagctaaaggaggagatggagaccCTCAGGAGGGACAATGCCCAGCTGGTCCGAGAACACAACCACCTAAAACAGAACTGTGAGGAGCTCAAACGACTGCACAGTCAAGACCAGAAAGAGTTGGCAGACCTCcggcagcaacaacagcag GTAATGAGAGAGAAGGGCTCATCAGAGGTGTTAAACAAACTGTATGACACAGCTATGGACAAGCTGGAGGGTGTAAAGAAGGAGTATGACGCCCTGAGCAAGTGCTACAGTGAGAAGGTGGCAAACCATAACACAGACCTGAGCCGCCTGGAGCAGGTCGAAGAGGAGAACCGGCGGCTGCAGAAGCAGATGGATGCACTGCTCAAACAGCGCGACTCAGCCATGCACTACCAGCAGCAGTACTCCACCTCCATGAGAAG GTTTGACTCAGTGCAGCAGGAGCTGAACAAGTCCGCAGCCCAGAAcaaggagctgcagagggagatgGAGCGCCTGCAGTCGGAGGTGACGCGCTACAAGAACTTGCAGCTGAAAGCAGCCAAGGACTGCGAGAAGTACAAGGAGGAGAGGGACTCTGTGTTCAACGAGTATCGTCTCATCATGAGTGAGAGGGACCAGGTGATCAAAGAGCTGGACAAGTTACAGACAGAACTGGAGGCAGCCGAGGCGCGACTGAAAAACACCTCCTCGGAGAGAGTGGTGGCCAGTGAAGAGTTGGAGGCACTCAGACAG GAGTTGAACTCGTCACTGGTGGACCGCGACAGGGCCATCTGCGAGAGGAACGAGCTGCTGGAGAAGTACTGCCACGAGGTGAAGGACAAGGCCGAGGCCCAGAAGGAGCTGAGCCAGGCCTGCAAGGACATCGAGACAGTCCGGGAGGAGAGGGACGTGGCCCGCAAGGAGAGGACGGAGGCCATCATTCAAAGGGATCAGTTACTCCGAGAGTACTATCAGGCCAGACAG AAACAAGACTCGGCCACCCTAGACATGGAACGAGCCAACAAGGAGATTGAGATGCTGAGGAAACAGTATGAGGCCATGTCTCAGGAACTGAAGGAGGCCACACAGGAGGCCGAGGTTGCCAAATGTCGACGGGACTGGGCCTTCCAAGAGAGGGACAAAATAGTGGCGGAGAGGGAGAGCATAag gACTCTGTGTGACAACTTAAGGCGGGAAAGGGACCGGGCAGTCAGCGATCTGGCCGATGCCCTGCGTAATCTGGACGATATGCGGAAACAGAAAAACGACGCATTGCGAGAGCTCAAAGAACTGAA GGAGAAGATGGAGAGCCAGCTGGAGAAGGAGGCCCGGTTCTGTCAGCTAATGGCCCACAGCTCTCACGACTCAGCCATCGACACAGACTCCCTGGAGTGGGAGACAGAGGTGGTGGAGTTTGAGAAAGACAGG GATGACATGGATTTGAAGGCACTTGGGTTTGATATCGCTGAGGGGGTAAATGATCCATATTTACCAGGAGATTGTGGAATATTTGTTACAAGGGTGGACAAAGGAAGTATCGCAGATGGAAGGTTAAG AGTGAATGATTGGTTGTTGAAGATTAATGACATCGACTTGACCAATAAGGACAGAAAGCAGGTGGTGAAGGCCGTCCTTAATGGTGGAGGATTGATCAACATGGTGGTACGAAGAAGGAAGTCTCTGGGAGGAAGGCTGGTCACTCCTGTTCACATCAACCTCATGGGACACAAAG ACAGTGGTATTGGTCTGGAGAATGGCGTGTTTGTCACTGCTGTCGTCCAGGGCAGTCCAGCAGCCAGGGAAGGTTCTCTCACAGTTGGAGACAGACTGATCGCT ATAAATGGCATTGCTCTGGATAACAAATCTGTGACAGAGTGTGAGGCTCTGTTGAGGAGCTGCAGGGACTCTCTTAGCCTCTCTCTCATGAAG TTCTTCCCTCACAGCACGTCAGGCCAGAACATCTTTGAGAGTCTGCGTGAGTCATCTGAAAAGTCCAACGGGCGCATTCACCTGTCAGAGATTCATTCCCGGAACAGTCGCAACCTCAAACACAACAGCTCGACACAGACTGACATCTTCTGCCCCGATGTTGGAGGCACTAGCACAAGTAGCATCTctggggagaggaggaaggtcAGGGGTGAGTCTGAGGAGGTGTACAGCGACATCGGCAAGCCGTTCTCCACAGGTTCCCTCCATGCCACTAGCCTTCGGCCGGCCTCTGACTTGGGTTCTGGCCGCTACGGGCCCAGTGCTTTCCAAGAGTGCTGTCCCTACACAAAGGGACCTTCCTCCTTGCCCTTTGACCCTGTGTCGCCCTCAGACTGCATCACAATGGAGACAACCCTGGAGAAAAAGCACAGCGGGGGCACATGGCCCAAGATGATGGTAGGAGGTATGTCGGTTGCACCAGATAACACCAGTTCAGTCGCAGCAGCAGCCCAGCTCTCCATCTACAAATCGCCCAAGCAGAGGAAGTCCATCTTCGACCCAGACACTTTCAAACGCCCCGAAACACCTTCCTCTAAGATGGAGTACatggcagccaatcagattgcAGTGGTAGCTGCCGCTGCTGCAGCTTCCCACTCCCCCCAGCCTTCGAAGACAGagtccctctcctcctcatccacccCTACCCCAACccctccaacccctcccacGCGCAGTGACTCCTTTaagttcaaacacaaacatcaaagcagctctgcctctgactgCACTATCACATCAGACGGCAAGGGAGAGGCTATCATCTCCATGGCagcaggagagagcagagagaggagcgagcgagaaagagacaggaatGGAAACCACTATTTCCTGGACGGCAAGGTCCTCACCTCGAGGAAGTCATGTGACGAGGACATCGGTCGAACCAGAGGGGAGGAGCCAGAGGTAAAGAGGCCACGCCCCAAATCTGCCCCAGCCCTCCGCCGTAGGATGACCCCCCAGACCATCACTCTTCCCACTTTTCAG AGCTACTCTAACGATGAACACTCACCAGAGCCAAGGGACATGCTGCGTTCCTCCCCCAGCCGCTCCCATAGGCACAGCGTCGGCTTCGTCCCCACAGTCTACAATGGAACCCTACCTCCTA ATTCAGCCCACCGGGGACTGGCTCCTTGCCCCGCAGTGACTGCCGTGATGAGGAATCCCGTGTACACCGTGCGCAGTCACCGTGTTCATACCAGCAACTGCCCGTCTGTTGCCTCTCAGATATGTCACCAGCACACCCACACCAG CCCACAACACCAGGGTCGTCTGAGCCTGGACCTGAGCCAGCAGAAGCGCACGAGCGACTTCTCTGAATCGTCATCGTCACGCAGCAGCAGAGCTTCACACGGTACAAACTCACTGCCTTCCAGCGCACGGCTCG GTTCTTCCAATAATGTCCAGTACCGCACAGAGAGGATCAAAATTCCTTCTACTCCCCGCTACCCACGCTCCATGCTGGGGTCAGACAGAG GCTCCCTCTCACACTCCGAGTGTAGCAGTCCCAGTCTCATCACACCTCCACAATCGCCACTCAACCTGGAGACTTCCTCGTTTGCCAGCAGCCAGTCACAAGGCTCCATTTCCACTTTACCTCGGATCTCAGTCAGCCCTGTGCCAATAGGAGAACGCAGGAAAGACAG GCCATACTTGGAGGAACCCCGCAATGTCATCGTGCACAAAGGTGCAGAGCCTCTTGGCATCTCCATCGTCAGCGGGGAGAACGGAGGAATCTTTGTCTCTAAAGTTACTGGAGGTAGCATCGCCCACCAGGCAGGATTGGAGTATGGAGACCAATTACTGGAG TATAATGGCATCAACTTGCGGAACGCTACAGAGCAGCAGGCTCGTCTCATCATCGGCCAGCAGTGTGACACCATCACCATTATGGCCCAGTACAACCCACATATGTACCAGCTGGGCAACCACTCTCGCTCCAG CTCTCGTCTGGAGCCGGTCAGTACTCAGTCGACTCCCCAAGGAAGCGGGGCGGCCACCCCCGACAATCACTCCACCATTGATACACTCAGCGAACAGGACGAGGGCACGCTCACTCCCTCCTCCAAGCAGACCACACCCACTACCAGCCCCCACAATTTCATCAG AATGCCATCTGAGGGCAGCAGGAAGGTGGGCGAGCCACGGCTTGTGACGGTGCGCAGACCTGGAGTGGAGGTGGGAGTCACACTCTGTGGAGGGAACCTACGGGGCGTCTACATAGAGAGTCTGGATGAGGACAGTCCTGCCAGAGGCCCTGATGGGCTGCTCCCTGGGGACCTCATCTTAGAG TATAACTCGGTGAATATGAAGAATAAGACGGCAGAAGAGGTGTACGTTGAGATGCTGAAGCCTGCAGAGGTGGTCACATTCAAGGTGCAGCATCGACCAGATGACTTCAGCATGCTCAAAGATGTCCCAGGAGATGGCTTTTATATTAG AGCACTTTATGACCGGGTAGGGGAGTCCGAGGGGGACCTCAGTTTTAAGAAGGATGACATCCTGTACGTGGATGAGTCTTTACCAAAGGGCAGCTTTGGGACCTGGATGGCCTGGCAGCTAGACGAGAACGCACAACAGATCCAGAGGGGGCAGATCCCCAGCAAGTACAT GATGGACCAAGAGTTTTACCGCAGACACAGTGTGACAGAAATGAAGGAAGACTCCAGTAAGACTCTCTCTGCAGCGGCCCGTAGATCCTTCTTCAGAaggaagcagaaacacaaacgcAGCAGCTCCAAAGACAGCAAAGAGATGGTGGCACTGGACGCCATCAGCACAGACTCCATCCCCTTTCTTGATG ACTGTGTGAGCTTGGCCTACCAGCGGGTCCAGAAGGTAGAGTGCACCTCTCCGCGGCCGGTACTCATCCTTGGGCCACTCACTGACCCCGTGAAGGAGATGCTGGTCAAAGATTCTCCTGGAAAGTTCTGCAGATGTGTACTGG aGGTGATGAAGGCATCCCAGCAAGCCATCGAGCGGGGCGTCAAAGATTGCCTCTTCATCGACTACAAGCGCAGGAGTGGCCATTTTGATGTGACCACTGTTGCTTCTATAAAGGAAATAACAGATAAG GGCTGTCACTGTTTGCTCGACATTGCCCCTCACGCCATCGAAAGGCTCCACAGCGTTCACATTTATCCAATTGTTGTCTTCGTCCGCTACAAAAACGCCAAGCAGATCAA gGAGCAGAAAGATCCAGTTTATCTGCGGGACAAAGTATCTCAAAAACATTCCAAGGAGCAATTTGAAAGTGCACAGAAGATAGAGCAAGAGTACAGCAAATTCTTCACAG GTATTGTCCAAGGTGGCACCCTCCCTTACATTTGCACTCAGATCATGACTATAGTTGATCAAGAACAAAGTAAAGTCCTGTGGACTCCGCTTGGCTGCCCCTAG